The Streptomyces sp. ICC1 DNA window CCCGCAGGGCCACGGCTCAGGCGGAAGTCCGCTTGCGCGGCGCCGCCTTCTTCGCAGCAGCGGCAGCAGCGCCCGTACCGGAGCCACCGGAGCCACCGGAGGCCGACTTCGCGGCACCCGCCTTCCCCGAGGCCGTCTTCTTCGCGGCGGCACCCGAGGTCGATGCCGAGGCCGAGGGCGCTGGACCGTTCCCCGCTCCTCCCGCGCCCTTGCACTCCGCTTCCCCTGCCCTGGTTCCCGTACGAGAGATCGAAGACGAACGCCATGAGACGTCACCACGCCCTGCCCCTGCTGGCCTCGCTGATTCCGCTGTCGCTGGTCCTGACCGCCTGCGGCGGCAGTTCTGCCGCCGACACCGGGGCCGGTTCCAAGGACGGCGCCAAGAGCGCCGCGAAGATCACACTCAACGTGGGTGACCAGAAGGGCGGTTCCGAATCGCTGCTGCGGGCCGCCGGCGAGCTGGACGAGCTCGGCTACGAGATCAAGTGGTCCACGTTCACGTCCGGACCGCCGCTGCTGGAGGCCGTCAACGCCAAGGCCGTCGACATCGGCAGCGTCGGCAACACCCCGCCCGTCTTCGCCGCCGCGGCCAAGTCGAAGATCACGGTGGTGGGTGCCACGCACGGTTCCTCCTCCGGCGAGGCGATCCTGGTGCCCAAGGACTCCCCCCTCCAGACCCCCGCCGAGCTGCGCGGCAAGAAGGTCGCGGTGGCGCAGGGCAGTTCGGCCCACTTCCAGCTGATCGCCAGCCTCCAGCAGGCCGGTCTGGCCCCGACCGACGTACAGATCACCCTGCTCCAGCCGGCCGACGCGCTGGCCGCCTTCAACAGCGGCAAGGTCGACGCCTGGGCCGTGTGGGACCCGTACACCTCGCAGGTGCTGCGTTCCGGCGCCCGCGTCCTGACCAGCGGCGAGGGGATCGTCAACGGGCTCGGCTTCCAGGTGGCGGCGCCCTCCGCGCTTGCGGACGAGGCGAAGTCCAAGGCCATCGGGGACCTCCTCGTGCGCCTCCAGCGCGCCCAGGAGTGGGTGTTCAAGCACCCGGAGGAGTGGGCCAAGGTCTGGTCGAAGGAGACCGGGCTGCCGTACGAGGTGGCTTTCGACGCGGTCAAGCGCAGCAACGGCACCCGGATCCCGGTCGCCATCGACGACGCGGCCGTCGCCTCGGAGCAGAAGATCGCCGACACCTTCACGGAGCTGAAGCTGATCCCGGGCAAGGTCGCCTTCAAGGACTTCGTCGACACCCGCTTCAACCGGGACCTGCCGCCCTCCACCACCCCCGCCCGCACGTACGGGAAGGAATCCTGATGACGGTACGACTGCACTGGTTCCTGCCGACCGGCGGCGACGGCCGCACCCTGGTCGACCGGCACGCCTACGCCGCCAACCACGCGGCGTCCGGGGTGCGCGAGCCCGACATCGAGTACCTCGCGCAGATCGCGAAGGCCGCCGAGCGGCTCGGCTTCGAGGCGGTGCTGACCCCGACCGGGACCTGGTGCGAGGACGCCTGGCTGACGACGGTTGCGCTCGCCCAGCACACCGAGCGGCTCAAGTTCCTGGTGGCCTTCCGGCCCGGGGTCATCTCGCCGACGCTGGCCGCGCAGATGGCGGCGACGTACCAGCGGATCACGCGCGGCCGACTGCTGCTCAACGTGGTGACGGGAGGCGACTCGGCGGAGCAGCGCCGCTTCGGGGACCACCTCGACCACGACCGGCGCTACGAGCGCACCGCCGAGTTCCTCGCGGTCGTACGGGGCGTCTGGGGCGAGCAGCCCTTCGACTTCCACGGCGAGCACTACCGGGTCGACGGCGGGCTCACGGCGGTGCCGCCGGACCCGCTGCCGGAGATCTTCTTCGGCGGGTCCTCGGCCGCGGCGGGCCCCGTGGCCGCCGAGCACGCGGACGTGTACCTGACGTGGGGCGAGCGGCCGCAGGAGGTGAAGGATAAGGTCGACTGGATCCGCTCGCTGGCCGAGGAGCGGGGGCGGACGGTCACGTTCGGCATCCGCCTCCACACCATCTCGCGGGATTCGGCGAAGGAGGCCTGGAGCGCGGCGGACCGGCTCCTCGCGGACCTGGACGACGCGTCCATCGCCACGGCGCAGTCGCTGCTGGGGGCGAGCGAGTCGGTGGGCCAGCAGCGGATGCTCGCCCTGCACGGCGGCTCGCGCGACAAGCTGGAGATCTCCCCCAACCTGTGGGCGGGTGTCGGCTTGGTGCGCGGTGGCGCGGGTACGGCGCTGGTCGGCAGCCACGGGGACGTGGCGGACCGGATCGAGGAGTACCACGCGCTCGGGATCGAGCACTTCGTGCTGTCGGGCTATCCGCACCTGGAGGAGGCGTACTGGTTCGGCGAGGGGGTGACCCCGGAGCTCGCGGCGCGCGGCCTGCTCGCGCCCTGACCCCGGAACCGGCGGGTGTCCCCGGTCCCGGGAAGATCTCGACGCCACCGCCAGTTGGTAGAACCGTGAACGAATTTGCGGTGCAGGGCGGACCGGCGGACGCGGACATGGGCGTGGGCGCGGACATGGGCGTGGGCGCGGACATGGGCGTGGACGTGGACGTGGTGGTCGTGGGCGCGGGTCAGGCGGGCCTCTCCAGCGCCCACCACCTGGCGCGGGCGGGCATGGGCCACGTGGTCTTGGACCACGCGCCGCGCCCCGGCGGCGCCTGGCAGTTCCGCTGGCCCTCGCTCACCTACGGCAAGGTCCACGGCATGCACGCGCTGCCCGGGATGGAGCTGACCGGAGCCGATCCGCTGCGGCCGTCCTCCGAGGTGGTCTCCGAGTACTTCGCCGCCTACGAGGACCGCTTCGACCTGCGCGTACGCCGCCCCGTGGACGTCACGGCCGTACGCGAGGGGGCGGGCGGCCGGCTGCTGGTGGAGTCACGGTCCGAGACCTGGTCGGCGCGGGCGCTGATCAACGCCACCGGAACCTGGGACCGGCCGTTCTGGCCGCGCCACCCGGGCCAGGAGACCTTCCGCGGCCGCCAGCTGCACACGGCGAACTACCCCGGGCCGCAGGAGTTCGCCGGAGCCCGGGTCGTGGTGGTGGGCGGCGGCACCTCGGCGGTGCAGCACCTGCTGGAGATCGCCGAGGTGGCGGCGGAGACCACCTGGGTCACCCGCCGGCCCCCGGTGTTCCGCGACGGGGACTTCGGCGAGGCCGAGGGCCGCGCGGCAGTGGCCCTGGTGGAGGACCGCGTCCGACGGGGACTGCCTCCGCAGAGCGTGGTCAGCGTCACCGGACTGCCCCTGAACGAGGCGGTCCGGGGCGGACTGGCATCGGGGGTCCTGGAGCGCCGTCCCGCTTTCGACCACCTCACGGCCACCGGGGTCGCCTGGGCGGACGGGAGCCGGGTGGAGGCGGACGTGATCGTCTGGGCCACCGGCTTCCGCCCGGCCATCGACCACCTGGCCCCGCTGCGCCTGCGCGAGCCCGGCGGCGGCATCCGGCTCGACGGCACCCGCGCGGTCCGCGACGAGCGGGTCCACCTGGTCGGCTACGGCCCTTCGGCGTCGACCATCGGCGCCAACCGCGCGGGCGGCGCCGCGGTCCGCGAGATCCACCGCCTCCTCACCCGCACCCCGGCGGCCGTCCGCAAGACTTAGGCCGTCTCTTTCGGATCTTGCCGGGCGTCGCGGGCCCGGCAAGATCCGAAAGAGACGGCCTAAGTCTTGCGGGAGGCGGACCGGAGGCGGTTGAACTCGGCCACGTGGCGCTTGTGTTCCTCGTAGGTCGCCGAGAAGCGGGTGTCCCCCTGCTTCACGGTGACGAAGAAGAGCCAGTCCCCGGGTGTCGGCGCGACCGCCGCCGCCATGGCCTCCAGGCCGGGGCTGTCGATCGGCGTCGGGGGCAGGCCCTGGCGCTCGTACGTGTTGAAGGGGCTGTCGATCTTCGTCTCGCTCAGCTTGGTGTCCACCGTGGCGCGGTTCAGCGCGTAGTTGATGGTGGAGTCCATCTGCAGCGGCATCGACTTCGCCAGCCGGTTGTGCACCACCCGGGCGACCTTGCCCATGTCGGCGCGGGTGTCGGCCTCCGCCTCGATGATGCTGGCGAGGGTGGCCGTCTGGTAGGGGGTCATCCCGTGGGCTCCGGCGCCGTCCGCGACGGCCTTGGTGGCGAGCTTCTCGTTGGCCGTCTCGACCATGTAGGCCAGCAGCGCGGCCGGCGTGGTTTTGGAGGTCACCGGATACGTGGCCGGGAAGAGGTACCCCTCCGGATTGCCCTTCGCCTCGGCCGGCAGGGGCAGTGCGGCCGTCGTTGCGGCCGCCTTGGCGGAGCCGGCCGGGAGCTTCAGCTCGCGGTCGATCGCGGCGTAGACCTGGGGGGCCCGCCAGCCCTCGGGGATCAGCAGCTGGCGCGGTTTCTCGGGCGCTTCCGCGCGGGGCAGCAGGGGAATCAGGACGGCTGCCCCGAGGCCCAGGAGCATGCCGAGGAAGAGCGCCAGCCGACCCCGGCGGGTGAGCCGGGAACGGCGCGGTGACGGCGGCCGGTTCTCATGACGCATACGGGAACGCTAACCCGCGAAGCGGCTCATTTCCGGCATCCAGCCCGTGCGCCGGTCATACGATCACACGTTCACCGGGGTCGGGTCGGCTCCTCGTAGCACCTCGGGCTTGAAGCCCCCGGGCTTGAGGTTCTCCTTCGCGAGCACGAGTCCCTCGGGCTTGAGCGCGGTCTCGGGCTTGAGCGCGGTCTCCGGCTTGAGCGCGGTCTCCCGGTCCCGGCGGACGAGGGCCGCATACCGGCCGTCGGCTGCCAGCAGCTCCTCGTGGGTCCCGCGCTCGGCGATCCGGCCTCCGTCGAGAACCACGATCTGGTCGACGTCGCGGACGGTGGAGAGGCGGTGGGCGATGGTGATGGTGGTGCGCCCCTGGGAGAGGTTGTCGATGGCGCGCTGCACGGCATGCTCGGTACGGGTGTCCAGTGCACTGGTGGCCTCGTCGAGGATCAGGACCGGAGGGTCGCGCAGGATCGTGCGCGCGATGGCCAGGCGCTGCTTCTCGCCGCCGGAGAAGCGGTATCCGCGCTCGCCGACCAGGGTGTCGTACCCGTCGGGCAGGGAGGCGATGTGCTCGTGGATCTGGGCCGCGCGGGCCGCTTCCACCATCTCCTCGTCGGTGGCGTCCGGCTTGGCGAAGCGCAGGTTGTCGGCCACGGAAGCGTGGAAGAGGTAGGTCTCCTGGGATACCACGCCGATGGAGCGGGCCAGCGAGTCGAAGTCGAGGTCGCGGACGTCCACCCCGTCGAGGGCGACCCGGCCGCCGGTGACGTCGTAGAGCCGGGGGACGAGGTAGCTCAGCGTGCTCTTGCCGGATCCGGTCGGGCCCACCACGGCCAGGGAGCCGCCGGCGGGGACGGTGATGTCGATGCCCGTCAGGGTGGGGCCGCTCTTGGCGTCGTACGCGAAGTGCACGTCTTCCAGACGGACCTCCCCCCTCGCGCGGTCGAGGCGGACGGGGTCCTCGCGCTCGGTGATGTCCACCGGCAGGTCGAGGTACTCGAAGATGCGGGCGAACAGGGCGAGGGAAGTCTGTATCTGGACGC harbors:
- a CDS encoding ABC transporter substrate-binding protein, whose protein sequence is MRRHHALPLLASLIPLSLVLTACGGSSAADTGAGSKDGAKSAAKITLNVGDQKGGSESLLRAAGELDELGYEIKWSTFTSGPPLLEAVNAKAVDIGSVGNTPPVFAAAAKSKITVVGATHGSSSGEAILVPKDSPLQTPAELRGKKVAVAQGSSAHFQLIASLQQAGLAPTDVQITLLQPADALAAFNSGKVDAWAVWDPYTSQVLRSGARVLTSGEGIVNGLGFQVAAPSALADEAKSKAIGDLLVRLQRAQEWVFKHPEEWAKVWSKETGLPYEVAFDAVKRSNGTRIPVAIDDAAVASEQKIADTFTELKLIPGKVAFKDFVDTRFNRDLPPSTTPARTYGKES
- a CDS encoding LLM class flavin-dependent oxidoreductase; translated protein: MTVRLHWFLPTGGDGRTLVDRHAYAANHAASGVREPDIEYLAQIAKAAERLGFEAVLTPTGTWCEDAWLTTVALAQHTERLKFLVAFRPGVISPTLAAQMAATYQRITRGRLLLNVVTGGDSAEQRRFGDHLDHDRRYERTAEFLAVVRGVWGEQPFDFHGEHYRVDGGLTAVPPDPLPEIFFGGSSAAAGPVAAEHADVYLTWGERPQEVKDKVDWIRSLAEERGRTVTFGIRLHTISRDSAKEAWSAADRLLADLDDASIATAQSLLGASESVGQQRMLALHGGSRDKLEISPNLWAGVGLVRGGAGTALVGSHGDVADRIEEYHALGIEHFVLSGYPHLEEAYWFGEGVTPELAARGLLAP
- a CDS encoding NAD(P)-binding domain-containing protein, producing the protein MGVDVDVVVVGAGQAGLSSAHHLARAGMGHVVLDHAPRPGGAWQFRWPSLTYGKVHGMHALPGMELTGADPLRPSSEVVSEYFAAYEDRFDLRVRRPVDVTAVREGAGGRLLVESRSETWSARALINATGTWDRPFWPRHPGQETFRGRQLHTANYPGPQEFAGARVVVVGGGTSAVQHLLEIAEVAAETTWVTRRPPVFRDGDFGEAEGRAAVALVEDRVRRGLPPQSVVSVTGLPLNEAVRGGLASGVLERRPAFDHLTATGVAWADGSRVEADVIVWATGFRPAIDHLAPLRLREPGGGIRLDGTRAVRDERVHLVGYGPSASTIGANRAGGAAVREIHRLLTRTPAAVRKT
- the mltG gene encoding endolytic transglycosylase MltG, which encodes MRHENRPPSPRRSRLTRRGRLALFLGMLLGLGAAVLIPLLPRAEAPEKPRQLLIPEGWRAPQVYAAIDRELKLPAGSAKAAATTAALPLPAEAKGNPEGYLFPATYPVTSKTTPAALLAYMVETANEKLATKAVADGAGAHGMTPYQTATLASIIEAEADTRADMGKVARVVHNRLAKSMPLQMDSTINYALNRATVDTKLSETKIDSPFNTYERQGLPPTPIDSPGLEAMAAAVAPTPGDWLFFVTVKQGDTRFSATYEEHKRHVAEFNRLRSASRKT
- a CDS encoding ABC transporter ATP-binding protein: MRPKEPEWTPSKESLDPSGPSPAERPRELRRIVGLFRPYRSRLAVVGLLVAASSLVGVASPFLLKAILDVAIPQGRTGLLSLLALGMIATAVVTSVFGVLQTLISTTVGQRVMHDLRTAVYAQLQRMPLAFFTRTRTGEVQSRIANDIGGMQATVTSTATSLVSNATAVIASVVAMLALDWRLTVISLLLLPVFVWISRRVGRERKKITAQRQKQMATMAATVTESLSVSGILLGRTMGRADSLTKSFAEESEQLVDLEVRSSMAGRWRMSTIGIVMAAMPALIYWAAGVALQTGTPSLSVGTLVAFVSLQQGLFRPAVSLLSTGVQIQTSLALFARIFEYLDLPVDITEREDPVRLDRARGEVRLEDVHFAYDAKSGPTLTGIDITVPAGGSLAVVGPTGSGKSTLSYLVPRLYDVTGGRVALDGVDVRDLDFDSLARSIGVVSQETYLFHASVADNLRFAKPDATDEEMVEAARAAQIHEHIASLPDGYDTLVGERGYRFSGGEKQRLAIARTILRDPPVLILDEATSALDTRTEHAVQRAIDNLSQGRTTITIAHRLSTVRDVDQIVVLDGGRIAERGTHEELLAADGRYAALVRRDRETALKPETALKPETALKPEGLVLAKENLKPGGFKPEVLRGADPTPVNV